Proteins from a genomic interval of Bradyrhizobium sp. CCBAU 53340:
- a CDS encoding FecR domain-containing protein, which translates to MTYAGRFEFNAGASAGLNAQTMSAHPHHVPHGAIIVADPDLLFNGTFKRSGLDLSISKDDRVFVAHDYFKSEQRAPLASPDGAHLTADIVRALAASPQYSQAGTSAPGGTLIGHVTKLSGNATATRNGVSIILNAGDNIEKGDVVMTGADSSIGITFIDGTVFGLSSNARMVLNEMVYDPNGSNNTTLFSIVAGTVSFVAGQTAKHGDMRIDTPVATLGIRGTAVLTKVSYVVPSASQTPNPEPVPEASFQVLVEPDGTTGSYILYDKTTLLPLAVVNEAGQQVTISGGAVNVGNAGPLSDELQRLINDVFTLKFTDANTKTFDHFTDALVPPQFTPAQFTLQGAASGPVNLSNAITLAAGSDGLSGLFYHFGNPPAVALAGDAGFEVRSGSKIDKISGTISFADFNVVDRPTVKVSFDSFKVLDRNGNDITATLTAKQLAAIAAVEVPLALEPNPGNTNSGTASWTYSALDKSFDFLRAGQTLELTYMVEVDTNWPLGNVVALEPLVITVTSPSGVPWIHPGGGLWSVGANWESGLVPTATDEASIAAKDVSPGTVTITSDAIARAVTVNDSGTTGWQLLNNSNLSVGFDVTLLADAVLTNAGTVIVGGQLELFNQSVLNNAGVVTVGDGGDFLDAARVFNTAKIDVLGGTLNVAVAVANTGGTLSVEPSASLLLQDAMISGGLVVDAGALNLQGSAALEDGSLLVQGVLNVAGPGNLLSKENVTNTGTVVVAGQLALDRVTLSGGSLLNGGLLDIIGSSTILGDVLSNTQLTVEASQTLTLGGTTVTGGTVTNANLIHVTGSGAINGAAVNGGQVTVDPGQILTLDGTTVTGAFIADNGTVKVDGDSTLKFSGVTLSGGSLLNGGLLDIIGSSTILGDVLSNTQLTVEASQTLTLGGTTVTGGTVTNANLIHVTGSGAINGATVNGGQVTVDPGQILTLDGTTVTGAFIADNGTVKVDGDSTLKFSGVTLSGGSLLNGGLLDIIGSSTILGDVLSNTQLTVEASQTLTLGGTTVTGGTVTNANLIHVTGSGAINGAAVNGGQVTVDPGQILTLDGTTVTGAFIADNGTVKVDGDSTLKFSGVTLSGGSLLNGGLLDIIGSSTILGDVLSNTQLTVEASQTLTLGGTTVTGGTVTNANLIHVTGSGAINGATVNGGQVTVDPGQILTLDGTTVTGAFIADNGTVKVDGDSTLKFSGVTLSGGSLLNGGLLDIIGSSTILGDVLSNTQLTVEASQTLTLGGTTVTGGTVTNANLIHVTGSGAINGAAVNGGQVTVDPGQILTLDGTTVTGAFIADNGTVKVDGDSTLKFSGVTLSGGSLLNGGLLDIIGSSTILGDVLSNTQLTVEASQTLTLGGTTVTGGTVTNANLIHVTGSGAINGAAVNGGQVTVDPGQILTLDGTTVTGAFIADNGTVKVDGDSTLKFSGVTLSGGSLLNGGLLDIIGSSTILGDVLSNTQLTVEASQTLTLGGTTVTGGTVTNANLIHVTGSGAINGATVNGGQVTVDPGQILTLDGTTVTGAFIADNGTVKVDGDSTLKFSGVTLSGGSLLNGGLLDIIGSSTILGDVLSNTQLTVEASQTLTLGGTTVTGGTVTNANLIHVTGSGAINGAAVNGGQVTVDPGQILTLDGTTVTGAFIADNGTVKVDGDSTLKFSGVTLSGGSLLNGGLLDIIGSSTILGDVLSNTQLTVEASQTLTLGGTTVTGGTVTNANLIHVTGSGAINGATVNGGQVTVDPGQILTLDGTTVTGAFIADNGTVKVDGDSTLKFSGVTLSGGSLLNGGLLDIIGSSTILGDVLSNTQLTVEASQTLTLGGTTVTGGTVTNANLIHVTGSGAINGAAVNGGQVTVDPGQILTLDGTTVTGAFIADNGTVKVDGDSTLKFSGVTLSGGSLLNGGLLDIIGSSTILGDVLSNTQLTVEASQTLTLGGTTVTGGTVTNANLIHVTGSGAINGAAVNGGQVTVDPGQILTLDGTTVTGAFIADNGTVKVDGDSTLKFSGVTLSGGSLLNGGLLDIIGSSTILGDVLSNTQLTVEASQTLTLGGTTVTGGTVTNANLIHVTGSGAINGAAVNGGQVTVDPGQILTMDGTTVTGAFIADNGTVKVDGDSTLKFSGVTLSGGSLLNGGLLDIIGSSTILGDVLSNTQLTVEASQTLTLGGTTVTGGTVTNANLIHVTGSGAINGAAVNGGQVTVDPGQILTLDGTTVTGAFIADNGTVKVDGDSTLKFSGVTLSGGSLLNGGLLDIIGSSTILGDVLSNTQLTVEASQTLTLGGTTVTGGTVTNANLIHVTGSGAINGAAVNGGQVTVDPGQILTMDGTTVTGAFIADNGTVKVDGDSTLKFSGVTLSGGSLLNGGLLDIIGSSTILGDVLSNTQLTVEASQTLTLGGTTVTGGTVATVAAGNEQAAGELDLTGQTLVKDGVLQNGGVIKVSNGSNELRHENVTSNALLEVLAGGSLLIDSVTSVANTQTTVDAGGLLTLNQATVTGGTVTTTAVGNGQVAGELDLTGQTLVKDGVLQNGGVIKVSNGSNELRHENVTSNALLEVLSGGSLLIDSVTSVANTQTTVDAGGLLTLNQATVTGGTVATVAAGNGQAAGELDLTGQTLVKDGVLQNDGVIKVSNGSNELRHETVTSNALLEVLAGGSLLIDSVTSVANTQTTVDAGGLLTLNQATVTGGTVTTTAVGNGQAAGELDLTGQTLLNDGILQNDGVIKVSNGSNELRHETVTSNALLEVLAGGSLLIDNASTVTNTDGTVKVDLGGSLTLDLSSIFGGTIADYGTIYAINTVDIAGNIVGTGAVNLAALANLEIGGSVSFTNTVLFGGGSGTLILDDADQFLGLLAGSSIGTILSLDDLIDLRDLPFSPTHMSTTVSYSASLNVSTVTFIDNTLGTSVQIRLSGDYTHQGWLITSDGYSHDGYYGSLVQLTPPPVFSDIIGGQFAFTGDKTGPGTIWTFQAAVTDADANVIGQGGITKFELAENGTLLGSATFDGSTWSFSGLLASVTYSGGIYTITTSSTPPINNKDTVTITAYDAANLSASKSATLSNNSSFAVAPAGIAGDPIHLALTDPSDGQASGPIYLTLAGVPSDWSISDGINHGDGTWTVETDNLTALTITTSIGYTGATLLTVTETWKTADGSTEFAVVADNVEAYAPGSPIFALSSDDTLTGTPGSDVFVLAQSIGHDTIYDFDVAQDQIDLIGYGNFASFTDIQAHLTDDATGNALIALPDGQTIELQGVHAADLTQADFVFDQNPTFGNTGTLTIGDGATMPLSGSIDNVGTIALNSTGDQTLLQLTGNGLTLHGGGQIVLSDNDANVISETSANAALDNEDNTISGAGHLGNGDLSLTNAGIINATGTHALTINTGANWVFNTGVLEASGSGGLTVAGSVENSGVLFANGASLTVQGAVSGNGTASINGIATIDLEGAANVNVMFGSGGGTLKLGDAFHFDGTIVGFDGNDLIDLENVQFGSASISYQENAARTGGVLTVSDGQQTAELALVGNYSAENFHFASDQLKGTSITYLAHDLVA; encoded by the coding sequence TTGACCTACGCGGGCAGATTTGAATTCAACGCCGGTGCTTCGGCTGGCCTCAATGCGCAGACGATGTCTGCGCATCCTCATCACGTCCCGCACGGCGCAATCATCGTCGCCGATCCGGACCTGCTGTTTAATGGCACATTCAAGCGTTCGGGACTCGACCTCTCGATCTCGAAAGATGATCGCGTTTTTGTTGCACACGATTACTTCAAGAGCGAGCAGCGGGCACCGCTGGCTTCTCCAGATGGAGCTCACCTGACGGCCGATATCGTCAGAGCGCTCGCAGCATCGCCGCAGTACAGCCAGGCCGGGACGTCAGCGCCTGGCGGCACGCTGATCGGACATGTCACAAAGCTTTCTGGCAACGCGACCGCGACGCGAAATGGCGTTTCGATCATCCTGAATGCCGGCGACAATATTGAAAAAGGCGACGTCGTCATGACGGGCGCCGATTCAAGTATCGGCATCACGTTCATCGATGGCACGGTATTCGGCCTGTCCTCGAACGCGAGGATGGTCCTCAACGAAATGGTCTACGACCCGAACGGGTCGAACAACACCACCCTCTTCAGCATCGTGGCGGGAACGGTCAGTTTCGTCGCCGGCCAGACCGCCAAGCATGGTGACATGAGGATCGACACACCCGTCGCAACCCTTGGCATTCGGGGGACGGCGGTGCTGACCAAGGTCAGCTATGTTGTTCCGAGTGCATCCCAGACCCCGAATCCGGAACCGGTGCCCGAGGCGAGCTTCCAAGTTCTAGTCGAGCCCGACGGCACGACAGGATCCTACATTCTGTACGACAAAACGACGCTCCTTCCGCTCGCGGTCGTCAATGAAGCCGGGCAGCAGGTGACGATCAGCGGCGGGGCGGTCAACGTTGGAAACGCAGGTCCACTTTCGGATGAGTTGCAGCGCCTGATCAACGACGTTTTCACCCTGAAATTCACCGACGCAAACACCAAAACCTTTGATCATTTCACGGATGCGCTCGTCCCGCCTCAGTTTACACCGGCCCAGTTCACCCTGCAGGGGGCTGCCTCTGGACCAGTGAATCTCTCCAACGCGATCACGCTCGCGGCGGGAAGCGACGGGCTTTCGGGTCTGTTCTACCACTTCGGAAATCCGCCCGCCGTCGCGCTCGCCGGTGATGCAGGCTTCGAGGTGCGGTCGGGGAGCAAGATCGATAAGATCTCGGGCACCATAAGCTTCGCGGACTTCAATGTCGTCGATCGACCGACCGTCAAGGTGTCGTTCGATTCTTTCAAGGTTCTCGACCGCAATGGAAACGACATCACAGCTACTCTGACGGCTAAGCAGCTGGCAGCCATTGCTGCGGTTGAAGTGCCGCTGGCGCTCGAGCCAAATCCGGGAAACACAAACAGCGGTACAGCGAGCTGGACCTACAGTGCTCTTGACAAGTCTTTCGACTTCTTGAGAGCCGGCCAGACCCTTGAGCTCACCTACATGGTGGAGGTCGATACCAACTGGCCGCTCGGCAATGTCGTCGCTCTCGAACCGCTGGTGATTACGGTCACCTCGCCGTCGGGAGTACCATGGATCCATCCAGGTGGCGGACTGTGGAGCGTCGGCGCGAATTGGGAGTCGGGTCTCGTTCCGACGGCTACGGATGAAGCGTCAATTGCGGCAAAGGACGTTTCCCCAGGCACCGTCACGATTACGTCTGACGCAATCGCGCGAGCCGTGACGGTGAACGACAGTGGGACGACCGGCTGGCAGCTTCTAAATAATAGCAACCTTAGTGTCGGTTTCGATGTCACGCTCCTGGCGGACGCGGTACTGACCAACGCCGGCACTGTAATCGTTGGTGGTCAACTTGAACTGTTCAATCAGAGCGTCCTGAACAATGCGGGCGTCGTGACGGTCGGCGACGGCGGGGACTTTCTCGATGCGGCGCGAGTCTTCAATACCGCGAAAATCGACGTCCTTGGCGGCACTCTCAACGTAGCGGTCGCTGTTGCGAACACGGGCGGTACCTTATCGGTCGAACCGAGTGCAAGCTTGCTGCTGCAAGACGCAATGATCTCTGGCGGGCTCGTCGTCGATGCCGGAGCTCTCAATCTGCAGGGGTCAGCCGCGCTCGAAGATGGTTCTTTGCTCGTTCAGGGCGTCCTGAATGTTGCCGGGCCAGGCAACCTCTTGTCGAAGGAAAACGTCACAAATACCGGAACCGTTGTCGTTGCGGGACAACTCGCGCTCGATCGTGTGACGCTGTCGGGCGGTTCGCTGCTCAATGGCGGGCTGCTCGACATCATCGGCAGCAGCACGATCCTCGGCGACGTTCTGAGCAACACGCAGCTGACGGTGGAGGCCAGCCAGACGCTGACGCTGGGTGGGACCACGGTCACCGGCGGGACGGTGACGAACGCCAACCTGATCCACGTGACCGGCTCCGGCGCGATCAACGGCGCGGCGGTCAATGGCGGCCAGGTGACGGTGGACCCCGGTCAGATCCTGACCCTGGATGGCACGACCGTGACCGGGGCCTTCATCGCCGACAACGGCACGGTGAAGGTGGACGGCGACAGCACGCTGAAGTTCAGCGGTGTGACGCTGTCGGGCGGTTCGCTGCTCAATGGCGGGCTGCTCGACATCATCGGCAGCAGCACGATCCTCGGCGACGTTCTGAGCAACACGCAGCTGACGGTGGAGGCCAGCCAGACGCTGACGCTGGGCGGGACCACGGTCACCGGCGGGACGGTGACGAACGCCAACCTGATCCACGTGACCGGCTCCGGCGCGATCAACGGCGCGACGGTCAATGGCGGCCAGGTGACGGTGGACCCCGGTCAGATCCTGACCCTGGATGGCACGACCGTGACCGGGGCCTTCATCGCCGACAACGGCACGGTGAAGGTGGACGGCGACAGCACGCTGAAGTTCAGCGGTGTGACGCTGTCGGGCGGTTCGCTGCTCAATGGCGGGCTGCTCGACATCATCGGCAGCAGCACGATCCTCGGCGACGTTCTGAGCAACACGCAGCTGACGGTGGAGGCCAGCCAGACGCTGACGCTGGGCGGGACCACGGTCACCGGCGGGACGGTGACGAACGCCAACCTGATCCACGTGACCGGCTCCGGCGCGATCAACGGCGCGGCGGTCAATGGCGGCCAGGTGACGGTGGACCCCGGTCAGATCCTGACCCTGGATGGCACGACCGTGACCGGGGCCTTCATCGCCGACAACGGCACGGTGAAGGTGGACGGCGACAGCACGCTGAAGTTCAGCGGTGTGACGCTGTCGGGCGGTTCGCTGCTCAATGGCGGGCTGCTCGACATCATCGGCAGCAGCACGATCCTCGGCGACGTTCTGAGCAACACGCAGCTGACGGTGGAGGCCAGCCAGACGCTGACGCTGGGCGGGACCACGGTCACCGGCGGGACGGTGACGAACGCCAACCTGATCCACGTGACCGGCTCCGGCGCGATCAACGGCGCGACGGTCAATGGCGGCCAGGTGACGGTGGACCCCGGTCAGATCCTGACCCTGGATGGCACGACCGTGACCGGGGCCTTCATCGCCGACAACGGCACGGTGAAGGTGGACGGCGACAGCACGCTGAAGTTCAGCGGTGTGACGCTGTCGGGCGGTTCGCTGCTCAATGGCGGGCTGCTCGACATCATCGGCAGCAGCACGATCCTCGGCGACGTTCTGAGCAACACGCAGCTGACGGTGGAGGCCAGCCAGACGCTGACGCTGGGCGGGACCACGGTCACCGGCGGGACGGTGACGAACGCCAACCTGATCCACGTGACCGGCTCCGGCGCGATCAACGGCGCGGCGGTCAATGGCGGCCAGGTGACGGTGGACCCCGGTCAGATCCTGACCCTGGATGGCACGACCGTGACCGGGGCCTTCATCGCCGACAACGGCACGGTGAAGGTGGACGGCGACAGCACGCTGAAGTTCAGCGGTGTGACGCTGTCGGGCGGTTCGCTGCTCAATGGCGGGCTGCTCGACATCATCGGCAGCAGCACGATCCTCGGCGACGTTCTGAGCAACACGCAGCTGACGGTGGAGGCCAGCCAGACGCTGACGCTGGGTGGGACCACGGTCACCGGCGGGACGGTGACGAACGCCAACCTGATCCACGTGACCGGCTCCGGCGCGATCAACGGCGCGGCGGTCAATGGCGGCCAGGTGACGGTGGACCCCGGTCAGATCCTGACCCTGGATGGCACGACCGTGACCGGGGCCTTCATCGCCGACAACGGCACGGTGAAGGTGGACGGCGACAGCACGCTGAAGTTCAGCGGTGTGACGCTGTCGGGCGGTTCGCTGCTCAATGGCGGGCTGCTCGACATCATCGGCAGCAGCACGATCCTCGGCGACGTTCTGAGCAACACGCAGCTGACGGTGGAGGCCAGCCAGACGCTGACGCTGGGCGGGACCACGGTCACCGGCGGGACGGTGACGAACGCCAACCTGATCCACGTGACCGGCTCCGGCGCGATCAACGGCGCGACGGTCAATGGCGGCCAGGTGACGGTGGACCCCGGTCAGATCCTGACCCTGGATGGCACGACCGTGACCGGGGCCTTCATCGCCGACAACGGCACGGTGAAGGTGGACGGCGACAGCACGCTGAAGTTCAGCGGTGTGACGCTGTCGGGCGGTTCGCTGCTCAATGGCGGGCTGCTCGACATCATCGGCAGCAGCACGATCCTCGGCGACGTTCTGAGCAACACGCAGCTGACGGTGGAGGCCAGCCAGACGCTGACGCTGGGCGGGACCACGGTCACCGGCGGGACGGTGACGAACGCCAACCTGATCCACGTGACCGGCTCCGGCGCGATCAACGGCGCGGCGGTCAATGGCGGCCAGGTGACGGTGGACCCCGGTCAGATCCTGACCCTGGATGGCACGACCGTGACCGGGGCCTTCATCGCCGACAACGGCACGGTGAAGGTGGACGGCGACAGCACGCTGAAGTTCAGCGGTGTGACGCTGTCGGGCGGTTCGCTGCTCAATGGCGGGCTGCTCGACATCATCGGCAGCAGCACGATCCTCGGCGACGTTCTGAGCAACACGCAGCTGACGGTGGAGGCCAGCCAGACGCTGACGCTGGGCGGGACCACGGTCACCGGCGGGACGGTGACGAACGCCAACCTGATCCACGTGACCGGCTCCGGCGCGATCAACGGCGCGACGGTCAATGGCGGCCAGGTGACGGTGGACCCCGGTCAGATCCTGACCCTGGATGGCACGACCGTGACCGGGGCCTTCATCGCCGACAACGGCACGGTGAAGGTGGACGGCGACAGCACGCTGAAGTTCAGCGGTGTGACGCTGTCGGGCGGTTCGCTGCTCAATGGCGGGCTGCTCGACATCATCGGCAGCAGCACGATCCTCGGCGACGTTCTGAGCAACACGCAGCTGACGGTGGAGGCCAGCCAGACGCTGACGCTGGGCGGGACCACGGTCACCGGCGGGACGGTGACGAACGCCAACCTGATCCACGTGACCGGCTCCGGCGCGATCAACGGCGCGGCGGTCAATGGCGGCCAGGTGACGGTGGACCCCGGTCAGATCCTGACCCTGGATGGCACGACCGTGACCGGGGCCTTCATCGCCGACAACGGCACGGTGAAGGTGGACGGCGACAGCACGCTGAAGTTCAGCGGTGTGACGCTGTCGGGCGGTTCGCTGCTCAATGGCGGGCTGCTCGACATCATCGGCAGCAGCACGATCCTCGGCGACGTTCTGAGCAACACGCAGCTGACGGTGGAGGCCAGCCAGACGCTGACGCTGGGTGGGACCACGGTCACCGGCGGGACGGTGACGAACGCCAACCTGATCCACGTGACCGGCTCCGGCGCGATCAACGGCGCGGCGGTCAATGGCGGCCAGGTGACGGTGGACCCCGGTCAGATCCTGACCCTGGATGGCACGACCGTGACCGGGGCCTTCATCGCCGACAACGGCACGGTGAAGGTGGACGGCGACAGCACGCTGAAGTTCAGCGGTGTGACGCTGTCGGGCGGTTCGCTGCTCAATGGCGGGCTGCTCGACATCATCGGCAGCAGCACGATCCTCGGCGACGTTCTGAGCAACACGCAGCTGACGGTGGAGGCCAGCCAGACGCTGACGCTGGGCGGGACCACGGTCACTGGCGGGACGGTGACGAACGCCAACCTGATCCACGTGACCGGCTCCGGCGCGATCAACGGCGCGGCGGTCAATGGCGGCCAGGTGACGGTGGACCCCGGTCAGATCCTGACCATGGATGGCACGACCGTGACCGGGGCCTTCATCGCCGACAACGGCACGGTGAAGGTGGACGGCGACAGCACGCTGAAGTTCAGCGGTGTGACGCTGTCGGGCGGTTCGCTGCTCAATGGCGGGCTGCTCGACATCATCGGCAGCAGCACGATCCTCGGCGACGTTCTGAGCAACACGCAGCTGACGGTGGAGGCCAGCCAGACGCTGACGCTGGGTGGGACCACGGTCACTGGCGGGACGGTGACGAACGCCAACCTGATCCACGTGACCGGCTCCGGCGCGATCAACGGCGCGGCGGTCAATGGCGGCCAGGTGACGGTGGACCCCGGTCAGATCCTGACCCTGGATGGCACGACCGTGACCGGGGCCTTCATCGCCGACAACGGCACGGTGAAGGTGGACGGCGACAGCACGCTGAAGTTCAGCGGTGTGACGCTGTCGGGCGGTTCGCTGCTCAATGGCGGGCTGCTCGACATCATCGGCAGCAGCACGATCCTCGGCGACGTTCTGAGCAACACGCAGCTGACGGTGGAGGCCAGCCAGACGCTGACGCTGGGCGGGACCACGGTCACCGGCGGGACGGTGACGAACGCCAACCTGATCCACGTGACCGGCTCCGGCGCGATCAACGGCGCGGCGGTCAATGGCGGCCAGGTGACGGTGGACCCCGGTCAAATCCTGACCATGGATGGCACGACCGTGACCGGGGCCTTCATCGCCGACAACGGCACGGTGAAGGTGGACGGCGACAGCACGCTGAAGTTCAGCGGTGTGACGCTGTCGGGCGGTTCGCTGCTCAATGGCGGGCTGCTCGACATCATCGGCAGCAGCACGATCCTCGGCGACGTTCTGAGCAACACGCAGCTGACGGTGGAGGCCAGCCAGACGCTGACGCTGGGCGGGACCACGGTCACCGGCGGGACGGTAGCGACGGTGGCTGCCGGCAATGAGCAGGCCGCGGGCGAGCTCGACCTGACTGGCCAGACGCTGGTGAAGGACGGCGTCCTGCAGAACGGCGGCGTGATCAAGGTCAGCAATGGCAGCAACGAGCTTCGTCATGAGAACGTGACGTCGAACGCGCTGCTGGAGGTCCTGGCGGGCGGGTCGCTGCTGATCGACAGCGTGACGTCGGTAGCCAACACGCAGACCACGGTGGATGCGGGCGGACTGCTGACGCTGAACCAGGCGACGGTGACAGGCGGGACGGTAACGACGACGGCTGTCGGCAATGGGCAGGTCGCGGGCGAGCTCGACCTGACTGGCCAGACGCTGGTGAAGGACGGCGTCCTGCAGAACGGCGGCGTGATCAAGGTCAGCAATGGCAGCAATGAGCTTCGTCATGAGAACGTGACGTCGAACGCGCTGCTGGAGGTTCTGTCGGGTGGTTCGTTGCTGATCGACAGCGTGACGTCGGTGGCCAACACGCAGACCACGGTGGATGCGGGCGGCCTGCTGACGCTGAACCAGGCGACGGTGACGGGCGGGACGGTAGCGACGGTGGCTGCCGGCAATGGGCAGGCCGCGGGCGAGCTCGACCTGACTGGCCAGACGCTGGTGAAGGACGGCGTCCTGCAGAACGACGGCGTGATCAAGGTCAGCAATGGCAGCAACGAGCTTCGTCATGAGACCGTGACGTCGAACGCGCTGCTGGAGGTCCTGGCGGGCGGTTCGCTGCTGATCGACAGCGTGACGTCGGTAGCCAACACGCAGACCACGGTGGATGCGGGCGGACTGCTGACGCTGAACCAGGCGACGGTGACAGGCGGGACGGTAACGACGACGGCTGTCGGCAATGGGCAGGCCGCGGGCGAGCTCGACCTGACGGGTCAGACGCTGCTGAACGACGGCATTCTGCAGAACGACGGCGTGATCAAGGTCAGCAATGGCAGCAACGAGCTTCGTCATGAGACCGTGACGTCGAACGCGCTGCTGGAGGTCCTGGCGGGCGGTTCGCTGCTGATCGACAATGCCTCGACCGTGACCAACACTGATGGCACGGTAAAGGTCGACCTAGGCGGGAGCCTTACGCTCGACTTATCATCCATCTTTGGCGGCACGATTGCGGACTACGGCACGATCTATGCCATCAATACAGTTGATATCGCCGGGAATATCGTTGGCACGGGTGCGGTGAACCTTGCCGCGCTGGCCAATCTCGAGATTGGCGGCTCGGTTTCGTTCACGAACACGGTGTTGTTCGGAGGTGGCAGCGGCACGCTGATCCTCGATGACGCCGACCAGTTCTTGGGCCTGCTCGCCGGCTCTTCTATTGGAACGATTTTGAGCCTCGACGATCTCATCGACCTGAGGGACCTGCCGTTCTCACCTACCCATATGTCAACGACGGTTTCATACAGTGCGAGCCTGAACGTCAGCACTGTCACGTTCATCGACAACACATTGGGCACCTCGGTTCAAATCCGCCTTTCGGGTGACTATACGCACCAAGGATGGCTGATAACGAGCGACGGCTACAGCCATGATGGATACTACGGAAGTCTGGTGCAGCTGACTCCTCCTCCTGTGTTTTCCGACATTATCGGCGGCCAGTTCGCGTTCACAGGAGACAAGACCGGTCCTGGGACCATTTGGACGTTCCAGGCCGCGGTGACTGATGCCGACGCCAATGTCATAGGTCAGGGAGGCATTACAAAGTTCGAGCTTGCTGAAAACGGAACGCTGCTCGGCTCTGCGACGTTCGACGGCAGCACGTGGTCATTCTCCGGTTTGCTTGCTTCTGTGACTTACAGTGGCGGAATCTACACGATCACGACGAGTTCGACTCCCCCGATCAACAACAAGGACACTGTCACGATCACGGCCTACGATGCTGCGAATCTGTCAGCGTCCAAGTCCGCCACGCTGTCGAATAATTCCTCGTTTGCGGTTGCGCCCGCCGGGATCGCGGGAGACCCGATCCATTTGGCGCTGACGGATCCCTCCGATGGTCAAGCGAGCGGACCGATCTACCTGACCCTCGCAGGGGTTCCGTCCGATTGGAGCATCAGCGATGGGATTAACCACGGTGATGGCACGTGGACTGTCGAGACAGACAACCTCACCGCGCTGACTATTACCACTTCAATCGGCTACACGGGCGCCACTCTGTTGACCGTCACTGAGACCTGGAAAACGGCCGACGGTAGCACTGAGTTTGCGGTCGTTGCTGACAACGTTGAGGCCTATGCGCCGGGTTCTCCGATCTTTGCTCTTTCCAGCGATGATACGCTGACCGGCACGCCGGGAAGTGACGTCTTCGTACTCGCGCAGTCGATCGGTCACGATACAATTTATGACTTCGATGTCGCTCAGGATCAGATTGATCTGATCGGGTACGGCAATTTTGCAAGCTTTACCGACATTCAGGCGCATCTGACCGACGACGCCACTGGGAACGCGCTAATTGCACTCCCAGACGGGCAGACGATCGAACTGCAGGGCGTTCATGCGGCGGATTTGACCCAGGCCGACTTCGTCTTTGATCAAAACCCGACCTTCGGCAACACGGGAACCCTGACGATCGGTGATGGCGCCACCATGCCGCTGAGCGGGTCCATCGACAATGTCGGGACCATCGCCTTGAATTCGACCGGCGATCAGACGCTTCTGCAGCTTACCGGAAATGGCCTGACGCTGCATGGCGGTGGTCAGATCGTGCTGTCTGATAATGATGCCAATGTTATCTCGGAAACGAGCGCTAACGCCGCACTCGACAACGAGGACAACACGATTTCGGGAGCCGGACATCTTGGCAATGGCGATCTTTCCCTGACAAATGCCGGTATAATCAACGCTACCGGTACTCACGCGCTAACGATCAATACCGGTGCAAATTGGGTCTTCAATACGGGTGTTCTGGAAGCTTCGGGGAGCGGTGGCCTGACGGTCGCAGGTTCGGTCGAAAACTCAGGTGTCCTTTTTGCGAATGGGGCATCGCTCACGGTCCAAGGCGCGGTGAGCGGAAACGGCACTGCTAGCATCAATGGCATTGCGACGATCGACCT
- a CDS encoding PilZ domain-containing protein, with translation MEERRKQQRATVDEVAYIAGDGSSMQCRVVSLSDLGAAIEVPDRPFVRPHFKLMMEKDRIIRNCRVVWSSEFRIGVEFVD, from the coding sequence ATGGAGGAGCGCCGTAAGCAGCAACGTGCGACAGTTGACGAGGTCGCCTACATCGCCGGCGACGGCTCCAGCATGCAATGCCGCGTCGTCAGCCTGTCGGATCTGGGTGCCGCCATCGAGGTTCCAGACAGACCTTTTGTCAGACCTCATTTCAAGCTGATGATGGAGAAAGATCGCATCATCAGAAACTGTCGTGTTGTCTGGTCGAGCGAATTTCGGATCGGCGTGGAATTCGTAGACTAA